A genomic window from Labeo rohita strain BAU-BD-2019 chromosome 6, IGBB_LRoh.1.0, whole genome shotgun sequence includes:
- the si:dkey-19e4.5 gene encoding UBA_like_SF and PTH2 domain-containing protein has translation MESQQEVNPVFLQQLRELDIPEEAAKQALLHTQNVSAEEAAMYYFNKLENEEEGDEDLMFKMVFVVNMELSMGVGKVAAQVGHAAVGLYQALQEKNSWREMAWRWDHAGAKKIVLQGTNMAHLLELQALAMSLSLPTKLVQDAGHTQVEPGSCTVLAIIGEEEMVNNVTGSLKLL, from the exons ATGGAGTCCCAGCAGGAAGTGAACCCTGTATTCCTGCAGCAGCTCAGAGAGTTGGACATACCTGAGGAGGCAGCCAAGCAG GCACTCTTGCACACACAGAATGTGTCTGCGGAGGAGGCTGCTATGTATTACTTCAACAAACTGGAGAATGAG gaAGAGGGTGATGAAGACCTGATGTTCAAAATggtgtttgttgtaaatatggagCTGTCCATGGGTGTGGGGAAG GTGGCGGCTCAGGTGGGTCATGCTGCAGTGGGTTTGTATCAGGCCTTGCAGGAGAAAAACAGCTGGAGGGAAATGGCCTGGAGATGGGACCATGCTGG AGCTAAGAAGATTGTGTTACAAGGCACTAACATGGCACACCTTTTGGAGTTGCAGGCTCTTGCTATGAGCCTCAGTCTTCCTACAAAGCTGGTACAGGATGCTGGACACACACAG GTGGAGCCAGGTTCATGCACTGTGCTTGCCATCATAGGAGAAGAGGAGATGGTGAATAATGTCACAGGCAGTCTGAAACTGCTTTGA